A single window of Dendropsophus ebraccatus isolate aDenEbr1 chromosome 5, aDenEbr1.pat, whole genome shotgun sequence DNA harbors:
- the RELT gene encoding tumor necrosis factor receptor superfamily member 19L, with protein MRSHCGVLISCLFMIQIWGGTCQDCGIAEYLDANATCVPCTKCPRGQEPDGVCGFGTGGEVGCRVCAPGTFSSRHSMSPCTMHTKCDKKKRIQLSAGTASADTVCGACLPGYFPLVTNSANTCIACWLAPPDTVGCEGQRTLRNRSPRTLEGANKPDHKASQNSTRKGGHEDSRTEYAVLAIVPVFCMMGLAGILLCNILKKKGYRCTSQKVDEEAPEVPEKDGNILLEENGNEDTIGVLVRLITEKKENAVALEELLKEYQTKQTSAMGNKSPQNKPYLLPQMPNLCKHQHHLHTIQGPASRSSTCCTRCSQKKWPDIISPPRSVVVPANNGKGGRTSAKAALGEITILSVGRFRVARIPEQKPNPPEMKALSDFNVKEAPSLPQSDVSEQRVLLSNTVRAKNRSLEDTSKLEDVI; from the exons ATGCGGAGTCATTGCGGCGTCCTCATCTCCTGCTTGTTCATG ATCCAAATCTGGGGAGGAACCTGTCAGGATTGTGGCATAGCTGAGTACCTTGATGCCAATGCGACCTGTGTGCCTTGCACAAAATGCCCACGAGGGCAGGAGCCAGATGGG GTGTGTGGCTTTGGGACAGGTGGTGAGGTTGGCTGCCGGGTATGTGCCCCTGGTACCTTCTCCAGCCGTCACAGTATGTCGCCCTGCACCATGCACACCAAATGCGATAAGAAGAAAAGGATCCAGCTGAGCGCAGGAACCGCCAGTGCTGACACAGTGTGTGGAGCCTGCCTGCCTGG GTATTTTCCACTGGTGACAAATAGTGCAAACACATGTATCGCATGCTGGCTGGCACCCCCAGACACTGTAGGATGTGAAG GTCAAAGAACATTAAGAAACCGTTCTCCGAGAACATTGGAGGGTGCCAATAAACCAGATCATAAAGCCTCCCAAAACAGTACACGTAAAGGGGGCCATGAGGACTCCAGGACTGAGTACGCAGTGTTGGCCATTGTCCCCGTCTTCTGCATGATGGGTCTAGCCGGGATATTATTGTGCAACATCCTAAAAAAGAAGGGATATCGCTGCACATCTCAGAAGGTGGATGAAGAGGCTCCAGAAGTTCCAGAGAAAGATG GTAACATCCTGTTAGAAGAGAACGGGAATGAAGACACCATCGGGGTCCTTGTGCGTCTCATCACTGAGAAGAAAG AAAATGCTGTTGCTTTGGAAGAACTCCTGAAGGAATATCAGACCAAACAGACCTCCGCAATGGGAAACAAGTCTCCTCAGAA CAAGCCTTACCTCCTGCCCCAGATGCCAAACCTCTGCAAACACCAACATCACCTGCACACCATCCAGGGCCCGGCCTCCCGCTCCAGCACCTGCTGCACTCGCTGCAGCCAGAAGAAGTGGCCTGACATAATCTCCCCTCCACGGTCTGTGGTGGTGCCCGCCAACAATGGCAAGGGTGGTAGAACATCGGCTAAGGCTGCTTTAGGAGAGATCACCATCCTCTCAGTGGGCAG GTTCCGTGTTGCTCGTATACCAGAGCAGAAGCCTAATCCCCCGGAAATGAAAGCCCTTTCTGACTTTAATGTCAAGGAGGCCCCGAGCCTTCCTCAGAGTGATGTCTctgaacagagagtgctgctgtcCAATACTGTGAGGGCCAAGAATCGAAGTCTAGAAGATACCAGCAAGTTGGAG gaTGTTATCTGA